Proteins encoded together in one Gemmatimonadota bacterium DH-78 window:
- a CDS encoding beta-ketoacyl synthase N-terminal-like domain-containing protein translates to MSETRELTPVKRALVEIRRLREELAQARAAAASASPVDDGAVALVGMAVRVPGEPASVEEFWAQLEGGHDGIRPVPTDRWDHTAVFDAEPGTAGATYVDEGGFLEQVYDFDPEFFGVAALEARSMDPQQRIVLETAWRALDHAGIDPRALADSETGVFLGIANGDYGRLLHRDLDRIDEWSGSGAAFSVASGRLSYLLGLRGPAISIDTACSSSLVAAHLAVRSLREGECDLALIGGVNLILAPEVLVNFSRARMLSPTGRCHTFDAAADGYVRSEGCGVIVARRLADARRDGDRILAVIRGSAVNQDGRSAGLTAPSAPAQERVMRRALADARLTPDDLDAIEAHGTGTSLGDPIELEAIGRVFGTDTRTRPLMVGSVKTNVGHLEAAAGVVGLAKAALALDRGVVPPHLHFSEPNPLVEWGRLPVEVPTRATPLAEGPVHRIGVSSFGFSGTNAHVILESAPPVPASSHAAPDAPFLLPLSARDPESLRELVRRVVDTLGSAQAPFAHLCATAGRRRTGWRERLAVVADDAAAARTALERWLAGDESAVERGTVETEGGQSPRSGTATDRATEVRDAARLWVRGAPVAAERIWGSAPPVDFPSHPWKRRTLRIDAPPAAYAGRAAVISAARERAEAPPTGMDPAAYDRIWSVLGELARGTGRFVLARAGVFAERGARADLDQVLEQAGIREVYRPIVERWLRGLATEGVLERTDGGYRASAPVVAPDLEALRARAREVLADDAALRDYVEHAAALAPDIYTGAVSALESLFPDGSFDLAVRLYTSAGPLRYVNHIAAGAVAALAAARPAGLEVLEVGAGTGGSTGALLEAAGSSARWTYSDVSTAFLDHGRERFGSHPHFRTRLFDLDADPESPDVARGGFDVIVGSNSVHAVRDLPAALARLRRLLAPGGMLVLIETTAHLAWHDVTTGLIEGWQGADDDLRTDGPLLDVEGWGSALRGAGFDEVVAVPGPGSSGAALAQHVVLAFAPGRAAAPAERSDEGAAAAPESEMAAAPAADVERPAPDEAPNAGAAGLDRLLAGAVGSERRRRLVDAVRAAVIEVLHADPDRPPAADARLMELGVDSLLAVRLRNRLKKALELPFALPSTLIFEHPTIEAIAAFIEARAEAAATPPEPGARAAVDPVAAPAEAASAPEASSILELSDAEVEAMLLAQLEAEEKG, encoded by the coding sequence ATGAGCGAGACTCGAGAGCTGACGCCCGTCAAGCGGGCGCTGGTCGAGATCCGACGGCTGCGCGAGGAACTCGCTCAGGCGCGGGCGGCGGCCGCGTCGGCATCGCCCGTCGACGACGGAGCGGTCGCCCTGGTGGGCATGGCGGTGCGCGTGCCCGGCGAGCCCGCCTCGGTCGAGGAGTTCTGGGCTCAGCTCGAGGGGGGGCACGACGGCATCCGGCCGGTGCCCACCGACCGGTGGGACCACACCGCCGTCTTCGACGCCGAACCCGGAACTGCCGGCGCCACCTACGTGGACGAGGGCGGCTTTCTCGAGCAGGTCTACGACTTCGACCCCGAGTTCTTCGGGGTGGCGGCACTCGAGGCGCGGTCGATGGATCCGCAGCAGCGGATCGTGCTCGAGACGGCCTGGCGCGCGCTCGACCACGCGGGGATCGATCCCCGCGCGCTCGCCGACTCGGAGACCGGGGTGTTTCTCGGGATCGCGAACGGCGACTACGGGCGCCTGCTCCACCGCGACCTCGACCGCATCGACGAGTGGAGCGGCTCGGGGGCGGCCTTCTCGGTGGCGTCGGGGCGCCTGTCGTATCTGCTCGGCCTGCGAGGCCCCGCGATCTCCATCGACACCGCCTGTTCCTCCTCGCTGGTGGCCGCCCACCTCGCGGTGCGTTCGCTGCGCGAGGGCGAGTGCGACCTCGCCCTGATCGGCGGGGTGAACCTGATCCTCGCCCCCGAGGTGCTGGTCAACTTCTCCCGGGCCCGCATGCTGTCGCCCACGGGCCGGTGTCACACCTTCGACGCCGCGGCCGACGGCTACGTGCGGAGCGAGGGGTGTGGCGTGATCGTGGCGCGCCGGCTCGCCGACGCGCGGCGCGACGGGGATCGGATCCTCGCGGTGATCCGCGGGAGTGCGGTCAACCAGGACGGCCGCAGCGCCGGGCTCACCGCGCCCAGCGCACCCGCCCAGGAGCGGGTGATGCGACGCGCCCTCGCCGACGCCCGGCTGACCCCCGACGACCTCGACGCGATCGAGGCGCACGGCACCGGCACCTCGCTCGGCGACCCGATCGAGCTCGAGGCCATCGGGCGGGTGTTCGGAACGGACACGCGCACCCGGCCCCTGATGGTCGGCTCGGTGAAGACGAATGTGGGCCACCTCGAGGCGGCGGCGGGGGTGGTCGGCCTGGCCAAGGCCGCCCTCGCCCTCGATCGGGGCGTCGTGCCGCCGCACCTGCACTTCTCCGAGCCCAACCCGCTGGTGGAGTGGGGGCGTCTGCCCGTGGAGGTGCCGACCCGCGCCACACCCCTCGCGGAGGGGCCGGTGCACCGCATCGGGGTCAGTTCGTTCGGGTTCAGCGGCACCAACGCGCACGTGATTCTGGAGAGCGCCCCGCCGGTCCCCGCCTCCTCGCACGCCGCCCCCGACGCGCCCTTCCTGCTGCCGCTCTCGGCGCGCGACCCGGAGTCGCTGCGCGAACTCGTGCGCCGGGTGGTCGATACCCTCGGGAGCGCGCAGGCGCCTTTCGCGCATCTCTGCGCGACCGCCGGGCGCCGCCGCACCGGGTGGCGCGAGCGGCTCGCGGTGGTGGCCGACGATGCGGCGGCGGCCCGCACCGCGCTCGAGCGGTGGCTGGCGGGCGACGAATCGGCGGTCGAGCGGGGCACGGTCGAGACGGAGGGCGGGCAGTCGCCCCGTTCCGGCACCGCGACCGATCGCGCGACGGAGGTGCGCGACGCCGCCCGGCTGTGGGTGCGCGGTGCGCCGGTGGCCGCGGAGCGCATCTGGGGCTCGGCGCCCCCGGTGGACTTTCCGTCGCACCCCTGGAAGCGCCGCACCCTGCGCATCGACGCGCCGCCGGCCGCGTACGCGGGCCGCGCCGCGGTGATCTCGGCGGCGCGCGAGCGGGCCGAGGCCCCGCCGACCGGGATGGATCCGGCCGCCTACGACCGCATCTGGTCGGTGCTCGGTGAACTCGCCCGGGGTACGGGCCGCTTCGTTCTGGCCCGGGCCGGGGTGTTCGCGGAGCGCGGAGCGCGGGCCGACCTCGACCAGGTGCTCGAGCAGGCCGGCATCCGCGAGGTCTACCGCCCGATCGTGGAGCGATGGCTTCGCGGGCTGGCCACGGAGGGCGTGCTCGAGCGTACCGACGGCGGGTATCGAGCCTCGGCACCGGTGGTGGCCCCCGACCTCGAGGCCCTCCGGGCCCGGGCCCGCGAGGTGCTGGCCGACGACGCCGCCCTGCGCGACTACGTGGAGCATGCGGCGGCCCTCGCCCCCGACATCTACACGGGGGCCGTGTCGGCGCTGGAGTCGCTCTTTCCCGACGGTTCGTTCGATCTCGCCGTCCGCCTCTACACCTCGGCGGGGCCCCTCCGCTACGTGAACCACATCGCCGCCGGAGCGGTGGCGGCGCTCGCGGCCGCGCGGCCGGCGGGGCTGGAGGTGCTCGAGGTCGGAGCGGGTACGGGGGGCTCCACCGGTGCGCTGCTCGAGGCGGCCGGCTCCTCGGCGCGGTGGACCTACTCCGACGTCTCGACCGCCTTCCTCGACCACGGCCGGGAACGGTTCGGGAGTCACCCGCATTTCCGCACCCGCCTCTTCGATCTCGACGCCGATCCGGAGTCCCCCGACGTCGCGCGCGGAGGATTCGATGTGATCGTGGGGTCGAATTCGGTGCACGCCGTCCGCGACCTGCCGGCGGCGCTCGCGCGGTTGCGGCGACTGCTCGCTCCCGGCGGGATGCTCGTGCTCATCGAGACGACGGCGCATCTGGCGTGGCACGACGTCACGACCGGCTTGATCGAGGGCTGGCAGGGGGCCGACGACGACCTGCGCACCGACGGGCCCCTGCTCGATGTGGAGGGGTGGGGGAGCGCCCTGCGGGGCGCCGGCTTCGACGAGGTGGTGGCGGTGCCCGGTCCCGGTTCGTCGGGCGCCGCGCTAGCCCAGCACGTGGTGCTCGCCTTCGCGCCGGGTCGGGCGGCGGCCCCGGCGGAGCGGTCCGACGAAGGGGCGGCAGCGGCGCCGGAGTCCGAGATGGCGGCGGCGCCGGCGGCCGACGTCGAACGGCCCGCGCCCGACGAGGCGCCGAACGCCGGAGCGGCGGGACTCGATCGACTGCTCGCGGGTGCGGTGGGAAGCGAGCGCAGACGCCGGCTCGTGGACGCCGTTCGCGCGGCGGTGATCGAGGTGCTTCACGCCGATCCGGACCGCCCCCCCGCGGCGGATGCTCGTCTGATGGAGCTGGGGGTGGACTCGCTGCTGGCGGTGCGGCTGCGGAACCGGCTGAAGAAGGCGCTGGAGCTGCCCTTCGCGCTGCCCTCGACCCTGATCTTCGAGCACCCCACGATCGAGGCCATCGCCGCCTTCATCGAAGCGCGGGCGGAGGCGGCCGCGACGCCCCCCGAGCCGGGCGCGCGGGCGGCGGTCGACCCGGTTGCGGCGCCGGCCGAGGCCGCATCCGCGCCGGAGGCCTCGTCGATCCTCGAACTGAGCGACGCCGAGGTCGAAGCTATGCTTCTGGCACAGCTCGAGGCGGAGGAGAAGGGGTGA
- a CDS encoding beta-ketoacyl synthase N-terminal-like domain-containing protein yields the protein MIDPRGLSATRLALLGRELWAERGRVQAAEPLAVVGYACRVPGADDPEAFWRLLLEGRDEVSEVPPDRWDAEAWYDPDPATPGRASSRWGGFLREVRGFDAAFFGISPSEAERMDPQQRLALEVTWEALERSGLPTDRLAGSATGVYFAAYHDDYARMQYARPESITSRTLTGTQHSVLANRISFLLGLHGPSLAVDTACSSSLVAVHLARRALLDRDCDLAIAGGVSLMLDPPMTVALSKGGFMSPTGRCHTFDAGADGFVRGEGCGVVVLRRLSDAIERGERVLAVVRGSAVNQDGISSTLSAPNGTAQAALIRRALDEAGLAPDRVSLLEAHGTGTRLGDPIETDALAEVFASTERTDPLWLGSVKANFGHLEAAAGVTGLIKAILCLRHRTVVPQPLYHTRNPLVDLSGTPMRIPEAVEPWSPAGPRVAGVSSFGVGGTNGHVLLEEAPAGLDPAASNEAGGPLVLPLSAASAAALAARVGQVAERLDEGVPAARLCRAAARGRAHQRRFRRAFAAADADALRAALESGARGAVEADGSPPLAFAYSGQGTQWARMGLDLAAGEPVFRDALGRVHEAVLDRGGPNLIEELERTDERSRLHRTDVAQVGIFAVQVALTELLRSWGVRADAVVGHSVGEVAAAWSSGHLDFESAVAAVVARATTMQDHAGPGAMLWLGAGPDRAAALAGDRGLVIAAVNGPASTVIAGDASAVADAADLAASEGIRARTLGVEYAFHSPAMEEAASRLRSEGPAVVAGSGHGRWYSSVHAAPVESLRSDWLADNVRSPVRFADAVAAMAGDGFRHFVEIGPHPALGSDLVSTLLERGTEARIACAMHRRRDPVVEPRALVATLYEWGVDPDWEALAPGPVDVEGLPTYPWQRVDYWLPEPETGASALGTGPADSRAGRLPGVPLDSPAIDGWAWELDPAHPSLAPLLDHRIDGEPRMPATALAELCRAAGLGAGVDDPEVLDLVVLAPVALRPGAVIQALVSADRRECRLVQRDDSGRWQTVARADFGPSSGDAREPWPAPEDRDAADPWEPEGGALLDFGPAFSRLRDVRVARDRAEGSVAPGSGWPGPVDPAAVDAAAQLCVPLLADRDGLFLPFSLGRYRVFAPVPDGPLFARVRRAAQAAPDTPGFDVLLEDSDGHPLVEILGWRMRRHRGGSAALAPEWRAASLPEPTRLSAEGRWLVVGGGEVADAVADRLSAAGAESVARDLAAEGALTVRGVVLCAALEGPEREGDSAPAPDPDRHWRWAELMRGCAGLESADAPVLVVTRGAQAPGPAGRNVDPAGGIALGLARALRSERPDLRVRTVDLDAAPSAVDTGILADRLLAEIAAAEPGDGVEVALRLEGRRVTRPGELRSTGPLGRPSQPVRLHQASGGRLDRFEVIAADDPAPGPGEVALRVEAAGVNFRDVLSALGMVDGSPDAGQECAGRVVAVGQGVRSVAVGDRVAAFHPGSFGTRLVLEEGALWPLPSGVDPVGAATLPVTFGTAWVALFELGGLQAGGAVLIHGGAGGVGMAAVRLALRRGATVFATAGSPARRARLEALGVAGAFDSRSTDFEGDVRAATDGEGVDLVINSLTGEAIPAGLRCLRPGGRFIELGKRELLDDAGVRAVRSDVGYRAFDLRTMVDADPGLSRRLSDALAEGLSDGSLTPLPAAVFSLSDAGDAYRRMSRGDHLGKLVLRPSAPAPDPGAAGWAVVAGGSGAIGRSTVRWLLSQGRERIAVLSRSGMPDDDALRGQAAEAGAELRSDAVDLADAEALGAALAELRRSAPITFVVHAAGVVHDGVLSGLDRSDFEAVAAPKVLGSWHLHEATRDDPVEAFLLFSAAGPWMDAAGLAAYAAANGWVEALALHRRGLGLPATALVWGPWDGGMAGRLDPQHRRRWSERGAEVWDEPGGWRVLADALTTEAPTLLAVRGVSAARASARPASPAAGDLPELQAALVGVPPEDRRAVAMEHVAAVLQRLLGRPSVDPDMPLRDLGLDSLGAIELRNTLTRSSGTPLPATVAFDHPTVRALATRLVADHEPDAETHPEEAVPSGPDVDAIAALDDDVALNLLLQELDGLG from the coding sequence ATGATCGATCCTCGCGGCCTCTCCGCCACTCGTCTGGCTCTGCTCGGAAGGGAGTTGTGGGCGGAGCGCGGACGGGTGCAGGCGGCCGAGCCGCTCGCGGTGGTCGGATACGCCTGCCGGGTGCCCGGAGCGGACGACCCCGAGGCCTTCTGGCGCCTGCTGCTCGAGGGGCGCGACGAGGTGAGCGAGGTGCCTCCCGACCGGTGGGATGCCGAGGCGTGGTACGATCCCGATCCGGCCACACCGGGTCGGGCTTCGTCGCGCTGGGGGGGCTTTCTGCGCGAGGTGCGCGGGTTCGACGCGGCGTTCTTCGGGATCTCGCCGTCCGAGGCGGAGCGCATGGATCCGCAGCAGCGGCTGGCGCTCGAGGTCACCTGGGAGGCGCTGGAGCGCTCCGGGCTGCCGACCGATCGGTTGGCCGGGTCGGCGACGGGCGTCTACTTCGCGGCGTATCACGACGACTACGCGCGCATGCAGTACGCCCGTCCGGAGTCGATCACCTCGCGAACGCTCACGGGCACGCAGCACAGCGTGCTGGCGAACCGGATCTCGTTCCTGCTCGGCCTGCACGGCCCCAGTCTCGCGGTCGATACCGCCTGCTCTTCGTCGCTGGTGGCCGTGCACCTCGCGCGGCGCGCGCTCCTCGATCGGGACTGTGATCTCGCGATCGCCGGGGGCGTGAGTCTCATGCTCGATCCCCCGATGACGGTCGCCCTCTCGAAGGGCGGATTCATGTCGCCCACCGGGCGGTGCCACACCTTCGACGCCGGTGCGGACGGATTCGTGCGAGGGGAGGGCTGCGGCGTGGTGGTGCTCCGGCGGCTTTCCGACGCCATCGAGCGCGGCGAGCGCGTGCTCGCCGTGGTCCGGGGGTCGGCGGTGAACCAGGACGGCATCTCGAGCACCCTCTCCGCTCCGAACGGGACGGCGCAGGCGGCCCTCATCCGGCGGGCGCTGGACGAGGCCGGGCTCGCGCCGGATCGGGTTTCGCTGCTGGAGGCCCACGGCACGGGCACCCGTCTCGGCGACCCGATCGAAACCGACGCTCTGGCGGAGGTGTTCGCGTCGACCGAGCGCACCGATCCGCTCTGGCTGGGGTCGGTGAAGGCCAACTTCGGCCATCTCGAGGCGGCGGCCGGAGTGACGGGTCTGATCAAGGCGATCCTCTGTCTCCGCCACCGTACGGTGGTACCCCAGCCGCTCTACCACACCCGCAATCCCCTCGTCGACCTGTCGGGCACACCGATGCGGATCCCCGAGGCGGTCGAGCCGTGGAGCCCGGCCGGACCGCGGGTCGCCGGGGTGAGTTCGTTCGGGGTGGGGGGCACCAACGGGCACGTGCTTCTCGAGGAGGCCCCGGCAGGACTCGACCCCGCGGCGTCGAACGAGGCGGGAGGGCCCCTGGTGCTGCCCCTGTCGGCGGCGTCGGCCGCCGCTCTGGCCGCGCGGGTCGGTCAGGTGGCCGAGCGGCTGGACGAGGGTGTGCCCGCCGCCCGCCTCTGCCGCGCCGCCGCCCGCGGACGCGCACACCAGCGGCGCTTCCGTCGCGCCTTCGCCGCGGCCGACGCCGACGCACTGCGCGCTGCGCTGGAATCCGGCGCGCGAGGCGCGGTCGAGGCCGACGGGTCGCCTCCGCTGGCGTTCGCCTACTCGGGCCAGGGCACGCAGTGGGCCCGCATGGGGCTCGATCTCGCGGCGGGTGAACCCGTCTTTCGAGACGCTCTGGGGCGGGTGCACGAGGCGGTGCTCGACCGGGGTGGGCCGAATCTGATCGAGGAGCTCGAACGCACCGACGAGCGGAGTCGCCTCCACCGCACCGATGTGGCGCAGGTGGGCATCTTCGCCGTGCAGGTGGCCCTCACCGAACTCCTGCGGTCGTGGGGCGTGCGGGCCGACGCCGTCGTCGGGCACTCGGTGGGCGAGGTGGCCGCCGCCTGGTCGAGCGGGCATCTCGACTTCGAGTCGGCGGTCGCTGCGGTGGTGGCGCGAGCCACCACGATGCAGGACCATGCCGGGCCCGGCGCCATGCTGTGGCTCGGGGCCGGTCCGGATCGGGCCGCCGCGCTCGCCGGTGACCGGGGCCTGGTGATCGCGGCGGTCAACGGCCCCGCGTCCACGGTCATCGCCGGCGATGCCTCGGCGGTGGCGGACGCCGCCGACCTCGCGGCCTCGGAGGGAATCCGCGCGCGAACGCTCGGGGTGGAGTACGCCTTCCACTCCCCCGCGATGGAGGAGGCGGCGAGCCGGCTTCGAAGCGAGGGACCCGCCGTGGTGGCGGGGTCCGGCCACGGGCGCTGGTATTCCTCGGTCCACGCGGCGCCGGTCGAGTCGCTGCGGTCCGACTGGCTCGCCGACAACGTCCGCTCGCCGGTGCGGTTCGCCGACGCGGTCGCCGCGATGGCCGGCGACGGCTTTCGGCACTTCGTGGAGATCGGGCCGCATCCGGCCCTCGGATCCGATCTCGTCTCCACCCTTCTGGAGCGGGGCACGGAGGCCCGGATCGCCTGCGCGATGCACCGTCGCCGCGACCCGGTGGTGGAGCCCCGCGCGCTCGTCGCCACCCTGTACGAGTGGGGCGTGGACCCCGATTGGGAGGCGCTCGCCCCCGGCCCGGTGGATGTGGAGGGGCTGCCCACCTATCCGTGGCAGCGGGTGGACTACTGGCTGCCGGAGCCGGAGACGGGCGCGTCGGCCCTGGGCACCGGCCCCGCCGACTCCCGCGCGGGGCGCCTGCCCGGAGTCCCCCTCGATTCGCCGGCCATCGATGGATGGGCCTGGGAACTCGATCCCGCACACCCGTCGCTCGCCCCGCTCCTCGATCATCGCATCGACGGCGAGCCGCGCATGCCCGCGACGGCGCTGGCCGAGCTCTGCCGCGCCGCGGGCCTCGGGGCGGGGGTGGACGACCCCGAGGTACTCGATCTGGTGGTGCTCGCGCCGGTGGCCCTCCGGCCCGGGGCCGTGATTCAGGCCCTGGTGTCGGCGGATCGGCGGGAGTGCCGACTGGTTCAGCGCGATGACTCGGGCCGTTGGCAGACGGTCGCGCGGGCCGACTTCGGGCCGTCGTCCGGTGACGCCCGCGAGCCGTGGCCCGCCCCGGAGGACCGCGACGCCGCGGACCCGTGGGAGCCGGAGGGGGGCGCGCTTCTCGACTTCGGTCCCGCCTTCTCGCGACTGCGCGACGTGCGGGTGGCCCGAGACCGGGCCGAGGGCTCGGTGGCTCCGGGCTCCGGGTGGCCGGGACCGGTGGACCCCGCCGCCGTCGATGCGGCCGCCCAGCTGTGCGTGCCGCTGCTCGCCGATCGCGACGGCCTGTTCCTGCCCTTCAGCCTCGGGCGCTATCGCGTGTTCGCGCCGGTGCCCGACGGACCGCTCTTCGCACGGGTCCGGCGCGCGGCGCAGGCCGCTCCCGATACGCCGGGCTTCGATGTGCTCCTCGAGGATTCCGACGGGCATCCGCTCGTGGAGATCCTCGGATGGCGCATGCGGCGCCACCGGGGGGGCTCCGCGGCGCTCGCCCCCGAGTGGCGCGCAGCGTCGCTTCCCGAGCCGACCCGGCTGAGCGCGGAGGGCCGCTGGCTGGTGGTGGGGGGCGGCGAGGTGGCCGATGCGGTCGCCGACCGGCTGTCCGCCGCCGGTGCCGAGTCGGTGGCGCGCGACCTCGCGGCGGAGGGGGCGCTCACGGTGCGCGGGGTGGTGCTGTGCGCCGCACTCGAGGGCCCGGAGAGAGAGGGGGACTCCGCGCCGGCACCCGACCCCGACCGCCACTGGCGGTGGGCGGAACTGATGCGCGGATGCGCCGGGCTGGAGTCGGCGGACGCCCCGGTGCTGGTGGTCACCCGCGGGGCGCAGGCTCCGGGACCGGCGGGGCGGAACGTCGACCCCGCCGGAGGCATCGCGCTCGGGCTGGCCCGGGCGCTCCGGAGCGAACGGCCCGACCTGCGGGTTCGCACCGTCGATCTCGACGCCGCTCCGAGCGCGGTCGACACCGGGATCCTGGCCGATCGGCTGCTCGCCGAGATCGCCGCGGCCGAGCCGGGAGACGGGGTGGAGGTGGCGCTGCGTCTCGAGGGGCGGCGGGTGACGCGCCCCGGCGAACTGCGCTCGACCGGGCCGCTCGGGCGCCCGTCGCAGCCGGTTCGGCTGCATCAGGCCTCCGGCGGACGGCTCGACCGCTTCGAGGTGATCGCCGCCGACGACCCCGCGCCCGGCCCCGGCGAGGTGGCGCTCCGTGTGGAGGCGGCCGGGGTCAACTTCCGAGACGTGCTGTCGGCGCTCGGAATGGTGGACGGGTCTCCCGACGCCGGTCAGGAGTGCGCGGGACGGGTGGTGGCGGTCGGCCAGGGGGTGCGCTCGGTGGCCGTGGGGGATCGTGTGGCGGCCTTCCACCCGGGCAGCTTCGGCACGCGGCTGGTGCTCGAAGAAGGGGCCCTGTGGCCGCTGCCCTCCGGGGTGGATCCGGTAGGCGCGGCGACGCTCCCCGTCACCTTCGGCACCGCCTGGGTGGCCCTGTTCGAACTCGGAGGTCTGCAGGCCGGGGGGGCGGTTCTGATCCACGGCGGAGCGGGCGGGGTGGGCATGGCCGCGGTTCGTCTCGCTCTGCGCCGAGGGGCCACCGTGTTCGCGACGGCGGGTTCGCCCGCCCGACGCGCGCGGCTCGAGGCGCTGGGTGTGGCCGGCGCCTTCGACTCGCGCTCCACGGATTTCGAAGGCGACGTGCGGGCGGCCACCGATGGGGAGGGAGTCGACCTGGTGATCAATTCCCTCACCGGTGAAGCGATTCCCGCCGGGCTCCGGTGCCTCCGGCCGGGGGGGCGGTTCATCGAGCTCGGCAAGCGCGAGCTGCTCGACGACGCGGGGGTGCGGGCCGTGCGCTCCGACGTGGGCTACCGGGCCTTCGATCTGCGGACCATGGTCGACGCCGACCCCGGGCTCTCACGGCGGCTGAGCGATGCCCTGGCCGAGGGCTTGTCCGACGGCTCGCTCACCCCCCTCCCGGCGGCGGTCTTCTCCCTCTCCGACGCCGGCGACGCCTATCGCCGCATGTCGCGGGGCGACCACCTGGGCAAGCTCGTGCTGCGGCCCTCGGCACCCGCTCCCGATCCGGGCGCCGCGGGATGGGCGGTGGTGGCGGGCGGGAGCGGAGCCATCGGGCGCTCGACGGTGCGGTGGCTGCTCTCGCAGGGGCGGGAGCGGATCGCGGTGCTGAGTCGCAGCGGGATGCCCGACGACGATGCGCTGCGCGGCCAGGCGGCCGAGGCGGGCGCGGAACTGCGATCCGACGCCGTGGACCTCGCCGACGCGGAGGCGCTCGGTGCCGCTCTCGCCGAGCTGCGGCGCAGCGCGCCCATCACCTTCGTGGTGCATGCCGCCGGCGTGGTGCACGACGGAGTACTGAGCGGGCTCGACCGCTCCGACTTCGAGGCGGTGGCGGCCCCCAAGGTTCTGGGCAGCTGGCACCTGCACGAGGCCACCCGCGACGATCCGGTGGAGGCCTTCCTGTTGTTCTCGGCGGCCGGGCCCTGGATGGATGCGGCGGGACTGGCCGCCTATGCGGCCGCGAACGGGTGGGTGGAGGCGCTGGCCCTGCACCGGCGGGGGCTGGGGCTCCCGGCCACGGCGCTCGTGTGGGGACCCTGGGACGGCGGCATGGCGGGGCGGCTCGACCCGCAGCACCGCCGGCGCTGGTCGGAGCGGGGCGCCGAGGTCTGGGACGAGCCCGGAGGCTGGCGCGTGCTCGCCGACGCGCTCACGACCGAGGCTCCCACGCTGCTCGCGGTGCGCGGGGTGTCGGCGGCGCGGGCGTCGGCCCGTCCGGCGAGCCCGGCAGCCGGCGACCTCCCGGAACTCCAGGCGGCGCTGGTCGGGGTGCCGCCGGAGGATCGACGGGCGGTGGCGATGGAGCATGTCGCCGCCGTGCTGCAGCGGCTGCTCGGACGACCCTCGGTCGACCCCGACATGCCCTTGAGAGATCTGGGCCTCGACAGCCTCGGTGCCATCGAGTTGCGCAACACCCTCACCCGCTCCTCGGGCACCCCCCTCCCGGCGACGGTCGCTTTCGACCATCCTACGGTACGGGCCCTGGCGACTCGACTCGTCGCCGACCACGAGCCGGACGCGGAAACGCATCCGGAGGAAGCGGTTCCATCGGGTCCGGACGTCGATGCGATCGCGGCCCTCGATGACGACGTCGCTCTGAACCTTCTCCTTCAGGAACTCGACGGACTGGGATGA